The Bdellovibrionales bacterium genome includes a window with the following:
- a CDS encoding ATP-binding protein: protein MTNEELSKGLKQLNLPTMAEGYSAASRAAEKGRLTYEQYLAGLVDEELNSKCELRIKRLSKEAKLPLEKRIEHFDFTQREGITEGEFKRLAKGDFVRDGSNIVFYGGFGVGKTHLGIALIKELVKKNVRCLFVSTHSLIEQMLEAKKDLMLQHLFKRLDRYDLLVFDELGYIAQTQDGADLFFQLLSLRAERKSVLITTNLTFSEWDRVFINPLNTAAAIDRIIHKCETFNIKGPSWRAEEAKKRTKIKSTLTEKKIQTPIKTSS, encoded by the coding sequence ATGACAAATGAAGAACTCAGCAAAGGCCTAAAACAGCTGAATTTGCCGACCATGGCCGAAGGCTATAGCGCAGCCTCGCGAGCCGCGGAAAAGGGTAGATTGACCTATGAGCAATATCTGGCGGGCCTTGTCGATGAGGAGCTTAACAGCAAGTGCGAACTGCGAATTAAGCGGTTAAGTAAAGAGGCCAAACTTCCTCTGGAGAAGCGGATCGAACACTTCGATTTTACCCAAAGAGAAGGCATCACCGAAGGCGAATTTAAACGTCTCGCAAAAGGCGATTTCGTTCGAGACGGATCCAACATCGTATTTTATGGCGGATTTGGGGTCGGAAAAACGCATCTAGGAATCGCGCTCATCAAGGAGCTGGTAAAAAAGAATGTGCGCTGCCTGTTTGTCTCAACTCACAGCCTGATTGAGCAGATGCTGGAGGCAAAAAAAGATCTCATGCTGCAACATCTATTCAAACGCCTCGACAGGTACGACCTTCTGGTTTTCGATGAGCTTGGATATATTGCCCAAACCCAAGATGGCGCGGATCTGTTCTTCCAGCTTTTATCGCTAAGAGCAGAGCGAAAAAGCGTTTTGATTACCACCAATCTCACATTCTCCGAATGGGATAGGGTGTTTATAAATCCATTAAACACAGCAGCTGCCATCGATCGAATCATCCATAAATGCGAAACCTTCAACATCAAGGGTCCGAGCTGGAGAGCTGAAGAGGCAAAAAAAAGAACAAAAATAAAATCAACTTTGACGGAAAAGAAAATACAGACCCCCATCAAAACGTCATCCTGA